A stretch of DNA from Chloroflexaceae bacterium:
TTGAGTGGGCAAAGGGCTTTAGCAAGCGGTTTGGCATTATCTACACCGATTATGCCACCCAACGCCGGGTGTGGAAGCGCAGCGCGTACGTTTATCGCGACATTATTGCCCGAAATGGGTTGTGAAACGCGGGTGGATACGACCGGGGACACACGCCGGGGGGTGGTGGGACACACCGCCGGGGG
This window harbors:
- a CDS encoding family 1 glycosylhydrolase codes for the protein LRAHIEACQRALAKGIDLRGYFVWTLLDNFEWAKGFSKRFGIIYTDYATQRRVWKRSAYVYRDIIARNGL